The Geomonas ferrireducens genome includes a window with the following:
- the nspC gene encoding carboxynorspermidine decarboxylase: MTRLAPSPAFVVDLGRLRHNLAILDEVQKRSGAKILLALKAFSMWSVFPIIAQTLHGICASSPWEARLGREEFGREVHSFSAAFKESDVAELLTTSNHLVFNSFNQLERFRPMWEQYAGRVSVGLRVNPGHSEGHTPIYDPAAPKSRLGILRSEFEGKSLAGVEGLHFHTLCEQLFEPLERTSKVFEEKFGAFLPQMKWLNLGGGHHITREGYDIDALVELVRYYREKYDLEVYLEPGEAIAIGTGILVSEVLDVVHNELDIAVLDVSATCHMPDILEMPYRPEIQEGYLPGEKEHDYRLGGPSCLAGDVIGDWSFDHKLVPGEKLAFLDMSHYTMVKTTTFNGIQLPHICTYEPETGELRVVRSFSYEDFKNRLS; this comes from the coding sequence ATGACGCGGCTTGCCCCGTCCCCGGCCTTCGTGGTCGACCTGGGGCGGCTGCGCCACAACCTGGCCATACTCGACGAGGTGCAAAAGCGCAGCGGCGCCAAGATCCTTCTGGCGCTGAAGGCGTTTTCCATGTGGAGCGTCTTCCCGATCATCGCGCAGACGCTGCACGGGATCTGCGCAAGCTCCCCATGGGAGGCGCGCCTTGGTCGCGAGGAATTCGGCCGCGAGGTGCACAGCTTCTCCGCAGCCTTCAAGGAAAGCGACGTGGCGGAGCTCCTCACCACCTCGAACCACCTGGTGTTCAACTCGTTCAACCAGTTGGAGCGCTTCCGTCCCATGTGGGAGCAGTACGCCGGGCGCGTGTCGGTAGGGCTCAGGGTCAACCCGGGTCATTCCGAGGGGCACACCCCGATCTACGACCCGGCGGCACCGAAGTCGCGCCTTGGCATCCTGCGTTCGGAGTTCGAGGGTAAATCCCTGGCCGGTGTCGAAGGCCTGCACTTCCATACCCTGTGCGAGCAGCTCTTTGAGCCGTTGGAGCGGACCTCCAAGGTTTTCGAGGAGAAGTTCGGCGCGTTCCTGCCGCAGATGAAGTGGCTGAACCTGGGGGGAGGGCACCACATCACCCGCGAGGGTTACGACATCGACGCCCTGGTGGAGCTGGTGCGTTACTACCGGGAGAAATACGACCTCGAGGTTTACCTCGAGCCCGGGGAAGCGATCGCCATCGGTACCGGCATCCTCGTCTCGGAGGTGCTCGACGTGGTGCACAACGAGCTGGACATAGCGGTCCTGGACGTCTCGGCCACCTGCCATATGCCCGACATCCTGGAGATGCCGTACCGTCCCGAGATCCAGGAAGGGTACCTCCCCGGCGAGAAGGAGCATGACTACCGCCTGGGCGGTCCCTCGTGCCTTGCCGGCGACGTCATCGGCGACTGGTCTTTCGACCACAAGCTCGTCCCGGGGGAGAAACTTGCCTTCCTGGACATGTCGCACTACACGATGGTGAAGACCACTACTTTTAACGGCATCCAGCTGCCGCATATCTGCACCTATGAGCCGGAAACCGGTGAACTGCGCGTTGTGCGCAGCTTCAGCTATGAAGACTTCAAGAACCGCTTGTCGTGA